From the genome of Methanoregula boonei 6A8:
ATCTCATCCCCGCATCAATACCTCAAGGATGAAGCCGGCCATGGAACCACCCCTCATATATCTCAACAATGCGGCCACGAGCTGGCCAAAGCCGCCTGGTGTGATCGCCGCGGTCAATGACGCACTTGCCCTGCCGTTTGGTGAGGCCGGCCGGTCTGCAGCGGGTCTCTCATCAGATTGCGTGGCCGATGCACGCGAAGCGGTGGCCCGGTATTTCCATGCACCCGAAACAGATCACGTGATCTTCTCCGCAAACGCTACCGACGCTCTCAATACGCTCATTTCGGGTTTTGCAATAAATGAGGCCGGTCCGTTCCACGCGATCATTTCCGATCTCGAGCACAATTCCGTGATCCGCCCCTTGCGCACGCTGGAAGCCGGGGGCCGGTGCAGTGTTACGGTAGTCCCTTCCACGGGAGCCCGGGTTGACCCGGATGCTGTGGCTGCAGCGCTCCGGCCCGACACCCGCCTCGCCGTCCTTTCCCACGGGTCCAATGTCCTTGGCTCGGTACAGGATATCTCCGCTATCGGGAAACTTCTGCAGGACGAGAGTGTCTTCTTTATTGCTGACGGGGCCCAGACCGCGGGCCTTGCACAAATCGATCTCGGGCGGCTGCCGCTCGACGCCTTTGTTTTCACGGGCCACAAGTACCTTTTCGGTTTTCCGGGCACTGGCGGGTTCTACATCCGTGACCCGGAAAAATCTGCTTCAACCCGACAGGGTGGGACCGGAACGGATTCGCGGTATCCTCTCCAGCCGCAGGGGATGCCGGAGAAGTTTGAGGCCGGCACGCACAACTACCCGGGCCTTGTCTCACTTGCCGCCGGGATCGCATTTCTGGAGGAGACCGGGGCTGATGCGATCGCCCGGAGCATCACAAGGCAGGCCGGAATTTTCCTGCGGGAATTTTCCGGGACTGATACAATCCAGGTGTACAACACAAATCCTGATCTCCCGGTGATCTCTTTTAATCTGCGGGATCTCGAAAATGAGGATACCGGTTTTGTCCTCCGGCGCATGTACGGGATCGTCACCCGGACCGGCCTGCACTGTGCACCGCTCATCCACGACAGGATCGATGGGGGCCATGGCTGCGTCCGGATCAGCCCATCCATTTTGACTCCTGATGAAACGTGTAGGAGCGCTGCAGCAGCCATTCGCGAGGTGGCAGACAGTGTCCATAGTGCGTGAAAAGAATTTTAAGAACTGTGCCGATGGCCGGGTCAAAAAAGAATACCTGCTCTCGGACCCGTTTACCAAAGAGACCGCATGCAGCTTCTCCTCATTTGGATCGGCAAACGTAATGGAATTTCTCAAAAAACCCTTCTTTACCCTGGTACGCCCACCGAGCATGAACATGCGGGCGGTGCTCGGCGAGAATACCCTTGAAGTCTGGTACGAGCCGGCCGATCTGCCCTTTTCCGAGCCCGTAATCTACAGGCTTCTGGAAGGCGATCCCGTTGTACAGGATCCCTCTTGAAGGAGTACCGGCATTTTTCCTGCCCGGTTTCTGGATTATCTGGCCGGTATTTAACTCCCATCTGCACACGGGATTAATGCTAAAGCCGCCACCGGGTATATGCGAGAAACATACATGGCGTTAGTCTGGAGCAGGAGACTCTCAAACGAGATCCGCGAACTGGGATAGGACCTCGAAAAAGAACAGCTTGTTGTGGCGTTCCCTGACGGTGTGCGGAAGTATTATGCACCGGTCAGCTGGGATACGTATGCATCAATTGCCCACGCACTGAACCCGGCCCGGCTGGTCCGGCAGTCGATTGAATGCAAGGTCCTTCTCATCACGGTAACCGGGTACCAGTGAGTCCTGGAGGCAATCGCCCTCAGTTTTGTTTGCCCTCGCCTCGTGGCCTTTCCTGGTTCTCGTCATCAAACATTTTCAATTAATATTACTAAATTGTCAAATAAAAAAAGTTGATATAGATGAGGGTTCAATAGGATAGTGTCCCTTTGGAACGCACGCACCAACCGGACACATGCACACAACACAAAGAGCACACACGAGATACCGAATTCCTGAAGAGATAAACCTCGGACAGACCCGATTGGCAGGTTAGATACAACCCGGCACCGGTGCATCAGCACCATCGTCCATCCTTCACAGGGAAAGCCTGACCTCATACCCGGGGCAGGCAGCCGGTGCCGGGACACCTTCAGATTTTGCAAAGATTATTTGTTTCTTTTATCTGTCACTTCCATGGCATAAAAAAGGTGCAGGGGGCCGGTGCGATAAAACCTGCTTTCCCCGACAACGTTAGTTTAGGAGTCTTTTGCTATACGGCCTGCAACAGCATCCCGGGCAAGTACTACGGACTTGTTGATATGGTCGGTAGCCGAACAGACCTTCTCTGCGATGGGTTTTACCTTTTTCTTTAAGACACTGTATTCGTCGATCCACGCGATCGTGTCTGTTGCACCGGTACGCAGTTCTGCCAGTCCGCTTTCGAGCTCCAAAAGTGCGGGTTTTGCCGTCCCGGAAATCCCGGTTGCGTTCTGGATTTCGGGAAGGACTTTGTCGATATACGTGCAGAGCGTTGTTGCGACCTCGTGCGCCCGGGTATAATCGCCCTTATCCATGGCATCCCCAAAAGAATGGATGAGCGGGCCGGCACCTTTTATTACCCCGGCAATAATCGTGAGGGCATTGTGATCTTCCTGTCGATTTGTGGTCATTATAGTACTATCTCCTTGTGTCGGGATACCCTTTTTCCCCGCGTTTCTGCTATTCCTTTGAGCGCAGGAGACGAGGAGATTTTTCCGGCAGGTACTGTAGCAGCGGAATCGTTACCGTATCAGGAAAGGGATCTGATCAAGCTGTTTTTTTCCGGTCCTGCATCCATTAGGATTGTTTCTCTTCCGGACGAATATATACTTTAAGTAAAAACTCTATAATTGCGTACAGGAAATAGCGGGGTACTCGCTTACCCGGCACCTGCAATCGCTCCCCGGCACGGATGTACCCGCATCTCAAGTTGTCTGACTGGCGCGGCATTTCCTCTAAAAA
Proteins encoded in this window:
- a CDS encoding aminotransferase class V-fold PLP-dependent enzyme, with the translated sequence MEPPLIYLNNAATSWPKPPGVIAAVNDALALPFGEAGRSAAGLSSDCVADAREAVARYFHAPETDHVIFSANATDALNTLISGFAINEAGPFHAIISDLEHNSVIRPLRTLEAGGRCSVTVVPSTGARVDPDAVAAALRPDTRLAVLSHGSNVLGSVQDISAIGKLLQDESVFFIADGAQTAGLAQIDLGRLPLDAFVFTGHKYLFGFPGTGGFYIRDPEKSASTRQGGTGTDSRYPLQPQGMPEKFEAGTHNYPGLVSLAAGIAFLEETGADAIARSITRQAGIFLREFSGTDTIQVYNTNPDLPVISFNLRDLENEDTGFVLRRMYGIVTRTGLHCAPLIHDRIDGGHGCVRISPSILTPDETCRSAAAAIREVADSVHSA